In a genomic window of Lepisosteus oculatus isolate fLepOcu1 chromosome 3, fLepOcu1.hap2, whole genome shotgun sequence:
- the LOC102698738 gene encoding zinc finger protein 79-like, with protein MADPGMQQVSEIVLVHIKEEFAPLDGEVVKHQHDCAAQSEETSELLYTKGELLKDSFRVAKVTDPDLGLPVKDVRVCKTLPFPGTGSTQDSGDAGSREPGDRMDPAAEKPFPCSQCAKSFSKSKRLREHQRVHLGEKPHLCLECGRSFAALSELRKHQRIHTGEKPFRCSECARGFNRLRNLRRHYQVHTGETPFHCPVCGNSFTTLAVLQRHQRTHTGEKPFRCAQCQRGFRQVGHLQSHLRTHSGERPYSCADCGKRFNELGSLKRHRRTHTGEKPYCCARCGKSFITLAELRRHHSTHTGAKPFECAACRKSFSQLRNLKRHQQIHTGDKPHPCASCGKRFITSSDLKRHRQRVHAAEAPQAGLGVRTVVVG; from the coding sequence ATGGCTGACCCTGGAATGCAACAGGTGTCAGAGATCGTGCTGGTCCACATTAAAGAGGAGTTCGCGCCTCTCGACGGCGAAGTGGTGAAACACCAGCATGACTGTGCGGCACAGTCAGAGGAAACATCCGAGCTCCTCTATACGAAGGGAGAGCTCCTGAAGGACTCCTTTCGTGTTGCCAAGGTCACAGACCCGGACCTTGGCTTGCCCGTCAAGGACGTGAGGGTGTGTAAGACGCTGCCCTTTCCCGGGACAGGTTCCACTCAGGACAGTGGCGACGCGGGAAGCCGAGAGCCGGGCGACCGCATGGATCCGGCGGCAGAGAAGCCCTTTCCTTGCAGCCAGTGTGCGAAGAGCTTCAGCAAATCAAAAAGGCTCAGAGAGCACCAGCGGGTCCATCTGGGGGAGAAGCCCCACCTCTGCCTGGAGTGCGGCAGGAGCTTCGCCGCCCTGTCGGAGCTGAGGAAGCACCAGCGCAtccacacgggcgagaagcCCTTCCGCTGCTCCGAGTGCGCCAGGGGCTTCAACCGGCTGAGGAACCTGCGGCGCCACTACCAGGTCCACACGGGCGAGACGCCCTTCCACTGCCCCGTGTGCGGCAACAGCTTCACCACCCTGGCGGTCCTGCAGCGGCACCAGCGCACCCACACGGGCGAGAAGCCCTTCCGCTGCGCCCAGTGCCAGCGCGGCTTCCGGCAGGTGGGCCACCTACAGTCGCACCTGCGCACACACTCCGGCGAGAGGCCCTACAGCTGCGCCGACTGCGGCAAGAGGTTCAACGAGCTGGGCTCCCTCAAGAGGCACCGGCGCAcccacacgggggagaagcccTACTGCTGCGCGCGGTGCGGGAAGAGCTTCATCACGCTGGCCGAGCTCAGGCGgcaccacagcacccacacgGGGGCCAAGCCCTTCGAGTGCGCCGCGTGCCGGAAGAGCTTCAGCCAGCTCAGGAACCTCAAGAGGCACCAGCAGATCCACACGGGGGACAAGCCGCACCCCTGCGCGTCCTGCGGGAAGCGCTTCATCACGTCCTCGGACCTGAAGCGCCACCGCCAGCGCGTGCACGCGGCCGAGGCGCCCCAGGCGGGGCTCGGCGTCAGAACGGTTGTCGTCGGTTAA